TCCGCGAGTTGGTGGCGCGCATCCACGTTCGTCGGATCGACGGAGATCGCCTTCTCGAAGTGCGTGCGGGCGACCTCCGGATCGCCGTGCTGGCGTTCGTACCGGGCCTGGCGCAGGTACCCGAGCACGAGCTCCTTCATCGCCCCGGACTCGGCCCGTTGGAGCAGCTCTCTCGCGCGCGCGTTGTTTCCCTGCTCGGCGAGCACCTCCTGGAGGATGCGGACCGCCTCGGCGTGCTTTCCGACGTCGATCGCCAGCGCCGCCCGCTCGATCTTCTCCGTCAGATCCCTGGGGGTCGGTTTGGCCTGGGCGTCGGGCGCGTGCGAGAGGACCATGCCGAGGGCGCGGCTCAGGCGCTCCTTCTTCCATTGCGAACGGCGATCCCCGGCGTCGGCGGGAGGCTGCGAGCTCACGGTCGCCCGTTTTTCCGGCGGCTTGCGCTCTGGGGCGATCGTCGTCACCACGGATCCGCGGCGGGCCGCCGCGGGCTGCGAGCTCACGCGGGAGGGCCCCGGGGCCGGCGGGGTCGGGTGCGCGTTCGACTGCGCCGCGATCTTCTTCGAGAGCTCGGCGGCCTCGCGCAGCTGCCGTTCGATCTTCCACAGCTCGATCTGCTCCGCGATGTACGCGTCGTAGGCGGCGCGCTGCTCCGGATCCGCCAGGGTCTCGTACGCGCGGGTGAGCCGCACGAAGATCACCTCCATCTTCTTGCGGAGCTCGGGGGCCCGCGGGCCGAAGGCGCGATCGGGGTGGTACCGCTTGGACAGCACGAAGTACGCGGCGCGCATCTCCTTGCGATCGGCGTTCGGCTCCACGGAGAGCAGCTCGTAGTAGTTGAGTCCGTTCATCTCGGTCGCGAGGCGATCGACGTCCGCCTCGAGCGAGTCCGTCTCGTCGGTCGAGGCGCCACCCGCCTCGACCTTGGGATCCGCATGGCCCGCCACGCCCGGGAACGCGACGCGGCCGGAGCCCTCCAGCGAGGCGACGATGCGGCACGCGAGCTCGGCAGGGATGCCCGCGGCGTCCGCGATCGCGGCGATGGTCGCCCGCCCGTCCACCTGCGACAGGACGAGCTGCGCCATCGGATCCAGCTGGGCCGGATCCGAACCGCCTCGCGGCGCGGGGACCTGGTTGGGCGTCGGTACAGCCATGGTCGTGCTCCGTCCGGGAATATCTATCACAGAATGAAGCGGGAGAGATCCTCGCTGTCGAGGACGTCGGCGAGCGAGCTGCGGACGCGATCCCCGTCCATCTCCACCTTCGTCCCGCCCATCTCGGGCGCCCGATAGGATATCTCCTCGAGCAGCTTCTCGAGGATCGTGTGGAGCCGGCGCGCGCCGATATTCTCCATGCTGAGGTTCACCTTGGCGGCGATCTCCGCGATCGCGCGCACCGCGTCGTCGGTGAAAAGGAGCTCGACCCCCTCGGTCGCCAGCAGCGCGACGTACTGCTTCGTGAGCGCGTTCCTCGGCTCGGTGAGGATGCGGACGAAGTCGTCGGCGCCGAGCGTGTCGAGCTCGACGCGGATCGGGAAGCGGCCCTGGAGCTCCGGGATCATGTCGGCGGGCTTCGCGACGTGGAACGCGCCCGCGGCGATGAACAGCATGTGATCGGTCTTGACCGGGCCGTACTTGGTGTTGACGGTCGAGCCCTCGACCAGCGGGAGCAGGTCGCGCTGCACGCCCTCCCTGGAGACGTCGGGCCCGTGGCCCTCGCCGAGGCGGCCGCGGCCGACGATCTTGTCGATCTCGTCGATGAAGACGATGCCGGTCTGCTCCGCGCGCCGCCGCCCCTCCTGCTGCACCGAATCCATGTCGATGAGCTTCTCGGCCTCGCTCTGCGTGTAGATCTCGAGCGCCTCCGCCACCTTGACCTTGCGGCGCTTCTTGCGGTTCTTGAACCCCGGGAGGTTCTGGAACATGTCCTTGAGGTTGATGTCCTCGAGCCCCGCGGCGCTGAACACCTCGACCATCGGCATGCTCGTGTCCGGGACCTCGAGCTCGACGTACCGGTCGTCGAACTCGCCGGCGCGCAGCCGGCTGCGCAGCTCCTCCGTGCTCGCGCGCTGCGCCGCGCGATCCGGCATCTCGTAAGGCTCCGGCGACGGGACGGCCGGCCGCTCCTCGGGCAGGAGCACCTCGATGACGCGGTCCTCCGCGAGATCGCGCGCCTTGGTGCGGATGCGCTCCTCCTCCTCGCGGCGCACGAGCGAGACCGACGCCTCGACGAGATCGCGCACGATGGAGTCCACGTCCCGGCCCACATAGCCGACCTCCGTGAACTTCGACGCCTCCACCTTCACGAAGGGCGCCTGCGCGAGCCGGGCCAGCCGCCGGGCGATCTCGGTCTTCCCGACGCCGGTGGGGCCCACCATGATGATGTTCTTCGGCGAGATCTCGTCGCGCAGATCCTCGGCGACGTTCTGCCGGCGCCAGCGGTTGCGCAGGGCGATCGCCACCGCGCGCTTCGCCTTGTTCTGGCCGACGATGTACCTGTCGAGCTCGGAGACGACCTCGCGCGGCGTGAACGTCGACGCGACGGGGAGCTTCGCGGATTCGGACATCCTCCCTCCCGTGCGCGCGCTCAATGGAGCTCCTCGAGCATGATCTCGCCGCCCGTGTAGACGCAGATCGACTTCGCGATCTCGATGGCCTCGCGCGCGATCTCGCTCGCCGAGAGCTGGGTGTGCTTGACGAGCGCCGCCGCCGCGGCCTGCGCGTACGGGCCGCCGGAGCCGATCGCCACGACGCCGGCGTCCGGCTCGATCACGTCGCCGGTGCCCGAGATGACCAGCGACGCGGTCTTGTCGACCGCGATGAGCATCGCCTCGAGCCGCCGGAGCGCCCGATCGGTGCGCCACTCCTTCGCGAGCTCCACCGCGGCGCGCGTCAGGTTGCCGTTGTGCTCCTCGAGCTTGCCCTCGAGCCGGCCGAAGAGCGTGAAGGCGTCGGCCGACGCGCCCGCGAAGCCGGCGATCACCTTGCCGCCCGCGAGGCGCCGCACCTTGCGCGCCGTCATCTTCATCACGGTCTGGCCCATCGTGACCTGGCCGTCTCCGGCGACCGTCACGACGCCGTCCCGGCGCACGGCGACGATGGTCGTCGAGCGGATGCGATCTCCTTGGCTCATTTGTCCTCTTCCTCGCTCTCTCTCTCCGAAGGCGGCGCCACGTGCGCCAGGGGGTGCGCCTTGTCGTACACCGCCATCAGGCCATCGATGCAGACGTGCGTGTAGCGCTGGGTCGTCGACAGGCTCGAGTGGCCGAGCAGCTCCTGGATCACCCGCAGATCCGCGCCGGCGTCGAGCAGGTGCGTCGCGCACGAGTGGCGCAGGGCGTGCGGGTTGACGCTCTCCCGCGCGCCGGTCTCGAGGCCGCGGCGGCGCGTCATCCGTTGCACCGACCTGGCCGACATCCTCGCGCCGCACCGGTTCAGGAACAGCGCCGTCGCGTGGGGCGCGCGGCCCTGCGCGGTGACGACCTCGGTGCGCCGGGGCAGGTACGCCTCCAGCGCCTGTACGGCCTTGCTCCCGAGCGGCACGATCCTCTCCTTCCCGCCCTTTCCCGCCACGCGAACGAGGCGATCCCCCCGATCGACGTCGACGATGTCGAGCGCCACGACCTCGCTCACGCGCAGCCCGCTGCCGTAGAGGATCTCCGCCACGGCGGTGTCCCGGAGCTGTGCGGGCTCGTGATCCCCTTCGTCTTCCACGAGCCGGGCCGCCTCGTCGACGGTCACGAACCGCGGGAGCTTCCGATTCAGGTGCGGCGACCGCACGGCCTGCGCCGGGTTCGCGGCCGCGAGCCCCTTCCTCTTCAGGAAAGAGAAGAGGCCGCGCAGCGCCGCGAGCTTCCGACTCTGGCTCGCCGGCCCGTTCGCGCCGTACAGCCCGGCAAGGTATGCACGTACGGCCGTCGCGTCAACCCGCCCGACGTCGTCGGCGCCGCAGCGCCCGTCGAGGAACGCCGCAAACTCGGCCAGCGACCGCGCGTAGGTCTCGACCGTCTTCACGGCGTACCGCCGCTCGTGCGCGAGGTGCTCGAGGTAGAGCGCGATCGCCTGGCGAATGGGTTCGGTCACGCGCGGATTCTACTCGAAGGGGAGGGGAGGGGACTAGGAAACGGCGGGCGCGTGCTCCGCGATCCAGGGGGCGAGGTCGGCGAGGGCTCTCTCGGCGCACGCCTGCCGGTGGTCCCGCTTGCCGATCCCGCGCGGCCGCTCCGGGCAGTCGATCATCGCCCAGACGACGTTCGACGGCTGGTAGCGGCCCGCGCCGCGCCGCGTGTGGCGCATGAGCCCGCCGAGCGCGGTGCCGGGCGGCGGCAACGAGAACGGGCGATCGAGCGCGAGCGCGGCGGTCGAGATCCCGACGACGAGGCCGGACGCGATCGACTCGACGTACCCCTCGACGCCGGTGAGCTGCCCGGCGAGCGCGACCTCGGGGCGGTCGAGGAGCCGCATGCGGTCGTCGAGGCACGCGGGCGCGTCGACGAAAGTGTTGCGGTGCACCTGGCCGTACCTCTCGATCGCGGCGCGGCCGAGGCCTGGGATCATGCGGACGACGCGCGCCTGCTCGGCCTGTCTGAGGCGCGTCTGGAACCCGACGAGGTTGTACGCGGTGCGCGCCGCGTCCTCGGGGCGGAGCTGCACGACCGCGAACGGGCGCCGCCCGGTGCGCGGATCGACGAGGCCGACCGGCTTGAGCGGGCCGTGCGCGAGCGTTTGCGGCCCGCGCCGCGCCATCTCCTCGATCGGCAGGCACCCCTCGAAGAACGGCGCGGACTCGAACGCGTGCAGGGGGGTCTTCTCCGCCGCGACGAGCGCCGCGACGAGCGCGTCGTACTCCGCCCTCTCGAGCGGGCAGTTGAGGTAGGACGCCGCGTCGCCCGTCCCCTCGTAGCGATCCGCGCGGAAGACGACGTCGAAATCGATGCCGTCGGCCGAGACGAGCGGCGCGATCGCGTCGTGGTAGGCGAGCCGCGCGCCGCGGCAGTCGATCGCCTCTGCGAGCGGGCCCGCCGTGAGGGGTCCGGTCGCGACGATCGCGAGCCCCGCCTCGGGGAGGGCGTCGGCGCGCCGCCTTTCGATCGCGATCCTCGGGTGCGCCGCGAGCGCCGCTTCGACGCGGCTCGAGAACGCGCGGCGATCCACGGCGAGCGCGCGCCCGGCGGGCACGGCGGTCTCGCCGGCGATCCGCAGGAGCAGGGAACCGGCGCGCCGGAGCTCCTCCTTGATCAGGCCGACCGCGTTGTCGAGCGAGGCGCCGCGCAGGGAATTCGAGCACACGAGCTCGGCGAGGCCGTCGCCGACGTGCGCCGGGCTCCTTTCGCCCGGCTTCATCTCGACGAGGTGGACGTCGACGCCGCGCGCGGCGAGCTGCCACGCCGCCTCCGAGCCCGCGAGCCCGCCGCCGATCACCGCGACCGGTGCGGCTCGGGACGGCATCAACCCTCGGTGTTTTCGGCGCGCTTGAACGAACAGCCGGCAGCCGTGCACTTGAGCTCGCGCCCGCCACGGCGCCGGCCGGCGGCGACGAGGAACCCCGCGCCGCAGTCCGGGCAGGTCTCCTTGACCGGGGTGCCCCAGATGACGAAGTCGCAGCCGTTCGCCTTGTACTCGCTACAGCCGAAGAAGACGCGGCCGGTCTTGGTCCGGCGCTCGACGAGCTCGCCCTTGCAGCCGGGCTTCGGGCAGGCGATCCCGGTCGGGACCGAGCGCGTGGCCTTGCACGCCGGATATCCGGAGCACGCGAGGAAGTCGCCGAAGCGGCCGCGCTTGCGCACCATCGGCTTGCCGCACTCGGTGCAGGCGAGATCGATGGCCTCGGGCGGGGCGGACGGCGCGCCGGACTCCATCTCGCGCGTGTTGCGGCACGCCGGGAAGCCCGTGCACGCGAGGAAGCGGCCGTTGCGGCCCCACTTGACGACCATCGGCTTGCCGCACAGCTCGCACAGCTCCGCGGACTCGACGCGCATGTCGCGGACGTCCTCCATCTCCTTGAGCGCGGTCTGCACTTCGATGTGGAACGGCTTGTAGAACTCCTGGAGCAGCACGACCCAGTCCTCGGTCCCGTCCTCGATCTTGTCGAGCGACTCCTCCATGGAGGCCGTGAAGTCGGCGTCGAGGATGCGCGGGAAGTGGCGCACGAGGCGGTCGGTCACGAGCTCGCCGAGCTCCGACGGGTTCAGCCTCCCGTCCTCCTTCATGACGTAGCGGCGCTCCTGGATCGTCGAGAGGATCGTCGCGTACGTCGACGGCCGGCCGATGCCGCGCTCCTCGAGCTCGCGGATCAGCGTGCCCTCGGTGAAGCGGGGGGGCGCCTGCGTGAACTTCTGCTCCGGGACGACGCCGACGGACGTGAGCGACAGCTGATCGCCCACGGCGAGCGCCGGCAGCTCGGCGACCTCCTCATCGGTCTCGGCGTCGCCGTTCTTGCCGTTGGCCGCGCCCTGGTCGTCGGTGGCCTCGAGCCAGCCGCGGAACTTGAGGATCGAGCCCGACACGCGCAGCGTGTGCCGGCCCGCCTCGACGGTGACGGCGGTCTGGTCGTACACGGCGGGCTTCATCTGGCACGCCACGAAGCGCTCCCACACGACGCGGTAGAGCTTCCGCTGATCGGCCGAGAGGTACTTGCCGACCGCGTCCGGGAGGTACCGCACGGACGTAGGGCGGATCGCCTCGTGCGCGTCCTGCGCGCCCTTGCGGCTCTTGAAGACGTTCGGCTTCCCCGGCACGGCATCGTCGCCGAAGGCCTCCTTGATGTAGTCGCGGGCCTCGTCCACGGCGTCGGTCGACAGGCGGACCGAGTCCGTGCGCATGTACGTGATCAGGCCGACCGTGCCCTCGGAGCCGACGTCGACCCCCTCGTAGAGCTGCTGCGCCACCATCATGGTGCGCTTCGCCGTGAAGCGGTACCTGCGCGCCATCTCCTGCTGGAGCCGACTCGTGATGAGCGGCGGCGGCGCCTGGCGCTTGCGCTCCTTGCGCTCGACGCTCGAGACGGTGAAGGAGGAGCGCTCGATCTCGCCCTTGACGGCCAGCGCCGTCGCCTCGTCGTTGATCTCGTTCCTCTTCCCGTCCGTGCCCCAGTAGCGCGCCATGAAGGGGGGAGGCGCAAAGCCCGTGACCTCGGCACCGATCTTCCAGTACTCC
This Pseudomonadota bacterium DNA region includes the following protein-coding sequences:
- a CDS encoding DnaJ domain-containing protein, with translation MAVPTPNQVPAPRGGSDPAQLDPMAQLVLSQVDGRATIAAIADAAGIPAELACRIVASLEGSGRVAFPGVAGHADPKVEAGGASTDETDSLEADVDRLATEMNGLNYYELLSVEPNADRKEMRAAYFVLSKRYHPDRAFGPRAPELRKKMEVIFVRLTRAYETLADPEQRAAYDAYIAEQIELWKIERQLREAAELSKKIAAQSNAHPTPPAPGPSRVSSQPAAARRGSVVTTIAPERKPPEKRATVSSQPPADAGDRRSQWKKERLSRALGMVLSHAPDAQAKPTPRDLTEKIERAALAIDVGKHAEAVRILQEVLAEQGNNARARELLQRAESGAMKELVLGYLRQARYERQHGDPEVARTHFEKAISVDPTNVDARHQLA
- the hslU gene encoding ATP-dependent protease ATPase subunit HslU, with the translated sequence MSESAKLPVASTFTPREVVSELDRYIVGQNKAKRAVAIALRNRWRRQNVAEDLRDEISPKNIIMVGPTGVGKTEIARRLARLAQAPFVKVEASKFTEVGYVGRDVDSIVRDLVEASVSLVRREEEERIRTKARDLAEDRVIEVLLPEERPAVPSPEPYEMPDRAAQRASTEELRSRLRAGEFDDRYVELEVPDTSMPMVEVFSAAGLEDINLKDMFQNLPGFKNRKKRRKVKVAEALEIYTQSEAEKLIDMDSVQQEGRRRAEQTGIVFIDEIDKIVGRGRLGEGHGPDVSREGVQRDLLPLVEGSTVNTKYGPVKTDHMLFIAAGAFHVAKPADMIPELQGRFPIRVELDTLGADDFVRILTEPRNALTKQYVALLATEGVELLFTDDAVRAIAEIAAKVNLSMENIGARRLHTILEKLLEEISYRAPEMGGTKVEMDGDRVRSSLADVLDSEDLSRFIL
- the hslV gene encoding ATP-dependent protease subunit HslV, whose protein sequence is MSQGDRIRSTTIVAVRRDGVVTVAGDGQVTMGQTVMKMTARKVRRLAGGKVIAGFAGASADAFTLFGRLEGKLEEHNGNLTRAAVELAKEWRTDRALRRLEAMLIAVDKTASLVISGTGDVIEPDAGVVAIGSGGPYAQAAAAALVKHTQLSASEIAREAIEIAKSICVYTGGEIMLEELH
- a CDS encoding tyrosine recombinase XerC, translated to MTEPIRQAIALYLEHLAHERRYAVKTVETYARSLAEFAAFLDGRCGADDVGRVDATAVRAYLAGLYGANGPASQSRKLAALRGLFSFLKRKGLAAANPAQAVRSPHLNRKLPRFVTVDEAARLVEDEGDHEPAQLRDTAVAEILYGSGLRVSEVVALDIVDVDRGDRLVRVAGKGGKERIVPLGSKAVQALEAYLPRRTEVVTAQGRAPHATALFLNRCGARMSARSVQRMTRRRGLETGARESVNPHALRHSCATHLLDAGADLRVIQELLGHSSLSTTQRYTHVCIDGLMAVYDKAHPLAHVAPPSERESEEEDK
- the trmFO gene encoding methylenetetrahydrofolate--tRNA-(uracil(54)-C(5))-methyltransferase (FADH(2)-oxidizing) TrmFO, with product MPSRAAPVAVIGGGLAGSEAAWQLAARGVDVHLVEMKPGERSPAHVGDGLAELVCSNSLRGASLDNAVGLIKEELRRAGSLLLRIAGETAVPAGRALAVDRRAFSSRVEAALAAHPRIAIERRRADALPEAGLAIVATGPLTAGPLAEAIDCRGARLAYHDAIAPLVSADGIDFDVVFRADRYEGTGDAASYLNCPLERAEYDALVAALVAAEKTPLHAFESAPFFEGCLPIEEMARRGPQTLAHGPLKPVGLVDPRTGRRPFAVVQLRPEDAARTAYNLVGFQTRLRQAEQARVVRMIPGLGRAAIERYGQVHRNTFVDAPACLDDRMRLLDRPEVALAGQLTGVEGYVESIASGLVVGISTAALALDRPFSLPPPGTALGGLMRHTRRGAGRYQPSNVVWAMIDCPERPRGIGKRDHRQACAERALADLAPWIAEHAPAVS
- the topA gene encoding type I DNA topoisomerase, which gives rise to MSKSLVIVESPAKARTIRKYLGPSYVVKASLGHVKDLPKSKMGVAIDRSFEPEYQVIPGKRKVLKDLVKSAETADKIFLALDPDREGEAIAWHIAEELGVDASRLSRVMFNEITRKGIAEGLDHPLSLNTRRFESQQARRILDRLVGYEISPILWKKVRRGLSAGRVQSVAVRLVVDREHEISAFVPKEYWKIGAEVTGFAPPPFMARYWGTDGKRNEINDEATALAVKGEIERSSFTVSSVERKERKRQAPPPLITSRLQQEMARRYRFTAKRTMMVAQQLYEGVDVGSEGTVGLITYMRTDSVRLSTDAVDEARDYIKEAFGDDAVPGKPNVFKSRKGAQDAHEAIRPTSVRYLPDAVGKYLSADQRKLYRVVWERFVACQMKPAVYDQTAVTVEAGRHTLRVSGSILKFRGWLEATDDQGAANGKNGDAETDEEVAELPALAVGDQLSLTSVGVVPEQKFTQAPPRFTEGTLIRELEERGIGRPSTYATILSTIQERRYVMKEDGRLNPSELGELVTDRLVRHFPRILDADFTASMEESLDKIEDGTEDWVVLLQEFYKPFHIEVQTALKEMEDVRDMRVESAELCELCGKPMVVKWGRNGRFLACTGFPACRNTREMESGAPSAPPEAIDLACTECGKPMVRKRGRFGDFLACSGYPACKATRSVPTGIACPKPGCKGELVERRTKTGRVFFGCSEYKANGCDFVIWGTPVKETCPDCGAGFLVAAGRRRGGRELKCTAAGCSFKRAENTEG